Proteins encoded within one genomic window of Brassica napus cultivar Da-Ae unplaced genomic scaffold, Da-Ae ScsIHWf_2397;HRSCAF=3098, whole genome shotgun sequence:
- the LOC106382660 gene encoding myrosinase-like, with product MKLLHGLALVFLLAGASCKADEEITCEENNPFTCSNTDILSSKNFGKDFIFGVASSAYQIEGGRGRGVNIWDGFSHRYPEKSGSDLKNGDTTCESYTRWQKDVDVMGELNATGYRFSFAWSRIIPKGKVSRGVNQGGLDYYHKLIDALLEKNITPFVTLFHWDLPQTLQDEYEGFLDRQIIQDFKDYADLCFKEFGGKVKHWITINQLYTVPTRGYAVGTDAPGRCSPMVDTKHRCYGGNSSTEPYIVAHNQLLAHATVVDLYRTKYKFQKGKIGPVMITRWFLPFDESDPASIEAAERMNQFFHGWYMEPLTKGRYPDIMRQIVGSRLPNFTEEEAALVAGSYDFLGLNYYVTQYAQPKPNPYPSETHTAMMDAGVKLTYDNSRGEFLGPLFVEDKVNGNSYYYPKGIYYVMDYFKTKYGDPLIYVTENGFSTPSEENREQAIADYKRIDYLCSHLCFLRKVIKEKGVNVRGYFAWALGDNYEFCKGFTVRFGLSYVNWEDLDDRNLKESGKWYQRFINGTVKNAVKQDFLRSSLSSQSQKKRFADA from the exons ATGAAGCTTCTTCATGGACTCGCTTTAGTGTTTCTATTAGCTGGTGCGAGTTGCAAAGCTGATGAAGAAATTACTTGCGAAGAGAACAATCCATTCACATGTAGTAACACTGATATTTTAAGCAGTAAAAACTTCGGAAAAGACTTCATCTTCGGTGTTGCATCTTCTGCTTACCAG ATCGAAGGAGGAAGAGGTCGTGGTGTTAACATTTGGGATGGCTTCAGTCACCGATATCCAG AGAAATCAGGGTCAGATTTGAAGAATGGAGACACTACTTGTGAGTCCTATACGAGATGGCAG AAAGATGTAGACGTGATGGGTGAACTCAATGCTACTGGCTACAGGTTCTCCTTTGCGTGGTCAAGAATCATTCCAA AAGGAAAGGTGAGTAGGGGAGTGAACCAAGGAGGTCTTGATTACTACCACAAACTCATAGATGCACTCCTCGAAAAGAATATAACGCCTTTCGTTACCCTCTTTCACTGGGACCTTCCTCAAACACTCCAAGATGAGTATGAAGGTTTCTTGGACCGCCAGATCAT ACAAGATTTCAAAGATTACGCGGATCTATGTTTCAAAGAATTTGGTGGAAAGGTAAAGCACTGGATCACGATCAACCAGTTATACACAGTCCCTACGAGAGGCTATGCGGTCGGAACAGATGCACCCGGTCGATGTTCTCCTATGGTTGATACCAAGCACAGGTGTTACGGTGGAAATTCTTCAACAGAACCCTACATCGTTGCACATAACCAGCTTCTTGCTCATGCCACGGTCGTCGATCTTTACAGGACCAAATATAAG TTTCAAAAAGGGAAGATTGGACCTGTGATGATAACAAGATGGTTTCTTCCATTTGATGAGTCTGATCCTGCCTCCATAGAAGCAGCTGAGAGGATGAACCAATTCTTCCATggatg GTACATGGAGCCGCTAACAAAGGGTAGATACCCAGACATCATGAGGCAGATTGTGGGTAGTAGGCTTCCCAACTTTACCGAGGAAGAAGCCGCACTCGTTGCCGGTTCATATGATTTTCTTGGTCTCAACTATTACGTCACTCAGTACGCCCAGCCAAAACCTAACCCATATCCTTCAGAGACACACACTGCCATGATGGACGCTGGCGTAAAGCTCACAT ATGATAACTCACGTGGTGAATTTCTTGGTCCACTG TTCGTTGAAGACAAGGTAAACGGCAACAGCTATTACTACCCAAAAGGCATTTACTACGTAATGGACTACTTCAAAACCAAATACGGAGACCCTTTAATCTATGTCACCGAGAACG gatttagtaCCCCCAGTGAAGAAAACCGTGAGCAGGCTATTGCCGATTACAAGCGAATTGATTATCTCTGCAGTCATTTATGTTTTCTCCGCAAGGTCATCAA GGAGAAGGGTGTCAACGTGAGAGGATACTTCGCATGGGCTCTTGGAGACAATTATGAATTCTGTAAAGGCTTTACCGTCAGATTTGGACTCAGTTACGTTAATTGGGAAGATCTTGACGATAGAAACCTCAAAGAATCTGGCAAATGGTACCAGAGATTCATCAACGGGACCGTCAAGAACGCTGTGAAACAAGATTTCCTCCGCTCAAGCCTCTCTTCCCAGAGTCAGAAGAAGAGGTTCGCTGATGCATGA